The nucleotide sequence ACCCACGCGGCCTCGGCCATCGCCCCCGCCGTGGCCGAGATGTCCCTGCTTCTGGTGCTCCTCCTCCTTCGCCGGGTGCATCAGCTGGATCGGATGCTGAAGGCGGGTGGGGAGTGGGCGGAGGCCAAGGCGCTGGGCATGGGGCGGGAGATCGCTGGCCTGCGCGTGGGCGTGATCGGCGCGGGGTACACCGGCCGCAACTTGATCCGGATGCTCCGCGCGCTGGACGCCGAGGTGTGGGTGTATGATCCTTACCTCAGCGAGGAGCAGGCGGCGGAGCTGGGCGTGTGCAAGGTGGCGTTGGATGAGCTTCTTCAAGGTTGCCCCGTGGTGTCGTTGCAGGCGCCCTCCACCCAGGAGACTCACCACATGATCGGCGCGCGGGAGCTGAGCCTGCTTCAGGATGGCGCCATCCTCATCAACACCGCCCGATCGTGGCTGGTCGATCAGGAGGCGCTGCTGGCCGAGCTGCGGACGGGGAGGATCCAGGCCGCACTGGACGTGTTCGATCAGGAGCCATTGCCACCCGATCACCCGTTCCGGACGTTGGACAATGTCTTCCTGACGCCCCACGTCGCGGGAGCGACCATCCAGGCTCGCCATCGGCAGGGGTGGACAGTGGTCGAGGAGGTGCGGCGCTTTCTGCGAGGGGAGCCGCTTCGGTATCCGGTCACGCGTGAAAAGCTGGACATCATGGCGTAGGGAAGGGGCGATCTCATGGAGAGGATTCCCATCGCGTTCATCGGCGCGGGAGGGTTTGCCAACCGGGTGCATTATCCCTCCCTATCTGAGATGCCCGACGTGCGGCTGGTGGCCGTGTGCGATCTGGTCGCGGAGAAGGCCCAGGAGACGGCCGCCCGCTATGGCATCCCCCGGTGGTACACAGACTACCGTGAGATGCTGGCCCGTGAGGAGGTGGAGGCCGTCTACGTCATCATGCCTCCTATGGGGCTGAGGCCGATCGTCGTGGACTGTCTGCGAGCGGGGAAACATGTGTTCATCGAGAAGCCGCCGGGATATCGGCTGGAGGACATCCGGGAGATGGCCCGGGTGGCCGCGGAGGAGGATCGCCTGGCCATGTTCGGCGTCAACCGCCGTTGGGCGCCCGTGGTGGTGGAGGCGCGCCGCCGCGTCCTAGAGCGCGGCCCGGCCACGTTGGTGATCGGCGAGTTCCACAAACATCATCTGGGGGATCGCCCATACTATGACTCCGAGAGCTGGCTGCGGATGGATACCATCCATACCGTGGACACGATTCAGTTCCTGGGCGGCCGGGTGGAGCGGCTCATAGTCAACGCGCGTCGCCTTTACGACTCGGCGGCGACGAACAACTACACGGCCCTCTTCTCCTTCGACACGGGCGGCTGCGGCGTCCTGTGCGCCAACTACGCCTCGGGCGCGCGCGTCGAGCGGTTTGAGATGCACGGCCGGGGCATCGCCGCCTATATCAGGGCGCCGCAGGTGGCGCGCATTTATCGCGACGGCAACCTGGAGC is from Chloroflexota bacterium and encodes:
- a CDS encoding hydroxyacid dehydrogenase; translation: MTLESSPRILVLLRPSLYDLLFPSEADRVLRGLGRVVFHDEERDLSSGELARRLPGFDVVITGWGTPPFTDEVLAAADRLRLIAHSAGSVKHMLPPAVFERGIAVTHAASAIAPAVAEMSLLLVLLLLRRVHQLDRMLKAGGEWAEAKALGMGREIAGLRVGVIGAGYTGRNLIRMLRALDAEVWVYDPYLSEEQAAELGVCKVALDELLQGCPVVSLQAPSTQETHHMIGARELSLLQDGAILINTARSWLVDQEALLAELRTGRIQAALDVFDQEPLPPDHPFRTLDNVFLTPHVAGATIQARHRQGWTVVEEVRRFLRGEPLRYPVTREKLDIMA
- a CDS encoding Gfo/Idh/MocA family oxidoreductase, whose product is MERIPIAFIGAGGFANRVHYPSLSEMPDVRLVAVCDLVAEKAQETAARYGIPRWYTDYREMLAREEVEAVYVIMPPMGLRPIVVDCLRAGKHVFIEKPPGYRLEDIREMARVAAEEDRLAMFGVNRRWAPVVVEARRRVLERGPATLVIGEFHKHHLGDRPYYDSESWLRMDTIHTVDTIQFLGGRVERLIVNARRLYDSAATNNYTALFSFDTGGCGVLCANYASGARVERFEMHGRGIAAYIRAPQVARIYRDGNLEPEVLDGPTLAQSNAFHHTYGYFQESRHFIGCIREGRQPDTNFAYGVELMELLYAIDRGGTI